ACGAGAGATGCAGCAAATGACAACGCTAGACTGTAACCTTTACATCTGGATTGAGCTGTGACTGGAGCTCTTTTAATGACCTTGtcttgtcttcttctgtggtggttTAAAGGCACCTGATTGAAAAATTAGCACCAACTGCTGTTTGTCTCCATCAACCAATGAACTCATTTATATAATGATATTGGATGGGAATGCACATTAATTTGCACTTTCTTTTGCAGATTATTTTAAACTGTGGCTCAGGTTTAGTGACACTGAGGAATGAGGAGAATCTGACCTGAACCCAAACCCAGGATAAAGACGTTCGGTGAATGTGGTGTTGAAGGTGTGGAGGTGGAtcagtgtgtcagaggagacTCTGTAGAAGGACAGAGTGCCAGCAGGACAGTCCACATACACTGCTACTCTACCAGAgaccgaggaggaggaggaggaggaggaggaggaggaggaggaggaggaggaggaggaggaggtttgtttgttgttgtgacagACAAAATAACCACCATCAATGCAGCTCAGACTCCAGGACTGATCACTCCCTCCAAACAAGCCTTCACGtttgtctcctctcctgctgATTCCTCTGTAGGTCACTGATACATCCACCACTcctctccactccacctcccagtaacagCGACCAGTCAAACCATCTCTACACAGCAGCTGAGGCCAGTAGTCAAATCTCTCTGGATGATCAAGATATGGCTCAGCCTCTAACACATTAGACACCTTCCTCTTGTCATTAGACACTCTGAGGTTTTTGTTGACTGTGTTTTCGTCGAGGGTGAGCTCACAGGAATCTGATGGAGAGAACAAGATGCAATACAGCTGCACTTATTTATCCATCTATGACACCAGAGATTTACATGAGTGATGTCACAGGTTTAAGATACATGAATGTGTGCTGCTTGTATTCATGAATCAAATTTAAGACACACTTACACTTCCTCAGACCTGGTTTCAACCACTGGACTCCACTGGGATCCCACCtgaaaggaggaggggggttaGAGCAGCACATTTGCTGTTTTTGCTGGGAACTTGAAGCTTCCCACTTCTGGTCAACATATGTAGTTAGCAGTGAGTAGAAAGTTAATCTGTTAACGCGGCAAGATTAAAAGTGAGGATTTATTATAGTATTTGCaagttgcactggtgctccatggtcacaaatgCAACTATATAGTCCGAAGCactgcagatacaaaaacacatgcTTTGTCTGATCACACTAGCGTTAGGCTCAGTAAGTTTAATTTGCTGCAACACCTTCAAACATACTAGCTGTACCCCAAACTCCCTCCGGAGAGTTGAGCTCCTTGACTATAGTATCTCTATAGTCCTCTTATAGTCTCTAACagtgagcccagccaccccatgaaGGAAAGTCACTTCAGCTGCTTGCATCattcattctttcggtcacgacccaaagctcatgacaaTAGGTAAGAACTGGAAAGCAGACTGATGAATATATTGAAAGCTTTAACGCCCCATTTTAGTCTCTCTCTCATTCATTAAGAAAACCGAAGAAACTTCAACTCCACTATTTGGGTGAGCGAGTGAAAAACAAAGGCTTCTTCCTACCTCAGAGTTTTCATGCTCCAGCGTGGATCCTCCCGTACAGCAGACAGCTTCTTCACCCCCGAGTGTCCTGGATGATTGTAACTCAGGTCCAGCTCTATCAGACGGGAGGATGTGGAGCTCAAAGCTGTAGCCAGATAATCACAGCCTTTCTCTGTGATCAGACAGCCGGACAGcctgcaaacacaaaacaacacacgtCACAGAATTTATTTCCTGCAATAATACAAAacccaatggaaaaatcccattggctttctGACCAGGTAACCAGGATGATGCAAACTTCCAcattggcctacagaaaaacatcatccctggagcaaTGTATACTTACAGCTTCCTGTAACCTTAGTCAAAATAATGTTAGCAACTGCTAACACTAAgtactgcattaaaaacaagtccaaattaatgaaaagtaaaagaaaCAGCAGCCACAGAGAGCTGACTGGCTGAAGAGCTGCAGGTGACAGACTTTTACAACAGCTGGGACGAACATCAAACCTCAAACACGTCACTGAGGTTAGTGACGCCTTCTCAGATGCTAACAGTCTGATACAGCACAGAAATCCCACAGAGGTTGCGCTGTAGAGCCACTACTAAGTCcactgttcttcctctttgagttagccactaactgctacCATCTGCTTTTTGACTCTCCCATGGTGGGTCGCATGTATAACACGTCATGAAAATGCCACAACCGTCCTGCAGGCTGTTCTGTTACACAGGCATTGTTTGGGCGCTGTAACTACCTCCCTTGGCGGCTTAGATGCGAGATCACTCTTTCCACCAATTCCACTATTGTGCCTCATAAACTCAACAGTGAAGTGGGATAACAGCGTGATATTCCCATCTTGAACAGGCAGTGCAAAAGAGGCTGATGTGGCACAAAAGGGCTgtacattgttaaaataaaaagaagaactAAAACCTTTCCTGCTCCGTCACTCAGTTCTTCAGTAATCATCCACAGTGTAGGGATGCTTAAACAAAACAAGGATTAATTGGTGGCTAACAACATCACAGCCGGAGTGCACTTTTATATCACTATCATCCCAGTGGCGACACTGCTCTGAAATTAGAAAGAATTTGTATGTGTTTCAAAACAAATGTTCACTGAATATCTGGCAACATGTGTCTACATTTGGTCAGTTACACACACTTTACTTTGAATCTTAAAATTCCTATCTGCTATTTTGGGTTCCACCAGCAGAAGGAGAacaaaatcatataaaaatgtTCATGGAAAATTATGCACAGGTTCGAAAACTCACTTACGATAACTGGTTTCACAGTAATTTGAGTagagcaaaataaatgagtttatccattaatattaataatagttTAAATGGTCATTAGTTGATGTGGTTGATGAATCCTGACCTGAGAATTTCCAGTGTGCAGTGTCGACTCGCCAGTCCAGTGGACagctgcttcactcctgaatcccaCAGGTCGTTGTTACTCAGGTCCAACTCTCTCAGACTGGAGGACTGAGAGCGGAGAACTGGGGACAGAGCTTCACAGCTTCTCTCCAAGAGGTTACAGCTATTCAGCCTAAAGAGACGATAAGAAACAGGAAGACGCGTAAGATGTATGACACATAAAACTTACTTTACGTGTTTTGAATTGAATTTGATTTAGCCAACAATATATGAAGCAAATGAAACATAGGAACATTGTAGATATTAAGGTTATTCTAAATATGACTGTGCTTGCTCACAGCTACTACTTGATGAAGTGCGAGCAACAGGATGCTGCCTAGGGTTCATTTAACAATCTCAAGGATTTTACGAAAGTCCCATACAGAAGCTTCTGAACCCTGACCTGAGAGTTTCAAGTGTACAGTGTGGACTCCCCAGTCCAGCAGATAGCAGCTCCACTCCTGCATCCTGCAGGTCGTTGTTACTCAGGTCCAGGTGTCTCAGATTAGAGGACTGAGAGCTGAGGACTGAGGACAGATCTTCACAGCTTTTCTTTGAGAGGTCACAGCCACTCATTCTGAAGAGACAAGGAGGGAAAacaaattagttttttttttcttcactttagAAGACAGTAGTGCATTAATTATCATTTCAATGCATTTAAGTCTCTTTCTTACAGAGCTTTGTTGGAGGTTTTCACAActggcagcagcctcagaagAGCTTCCTCTGAAGCTGAGTATTTCTTCAGGTCAAACACGTCCAGATCTTCTTCTGATGACTGTAAGATGAAGACCAGAGCTGACCACTGAGCAGGAGACAGTTTATCTGTGCGGAGACTTCCTGATTCCAGGAACTGCTGGATctcattcaccagagaacaatCCTTCAGTTCATTCAGACAGTGGAACAGATTGATGTATTTCTCTGCAGAGATATTTTCCTCGAACTTCTTCTTGATGTACCGGATTATATCCTGACTGTTCTCCAAGCTACTTCCTGACTGTGTCACAAGGTCTCGTAGGTGCTTCTGATTGGTCTGCAGTGAAAGACCCAGGAGGAAGCGAAGGAACAAGTCGAGGTGTCCATTTGGACTCTGTAAGGCCTTGTCCACAGCACTCTGGTGGAGACACTTCCTTCTATCTTTACTGAATTTCGACCATGAGGTTGTTAGATCTTTGGCCATCAGATTGACTCCAGAGTTGATGAAGGTCAGATGGACATGAAGAGcagccagaaactcctgaacGCTCAGATGGATGAAGCAGAACACCCTTTCctggtacagtcctctctcctctttaaagatctgtgtgaacactcCTGAGTACACCGAGGCTGCTCTGATATCGATGCCACACTCTGTCAGGTCTGATTCATAGAAGATCAGGTTGCCTTTCTGCAGCTGCTCAAAAGCCAATTTTCCCAGAGACTCAAACATCATCCTGCTGTTTTGACTCCAGTGTGGATCTGTCTCAGATCCTCCATCATACTTGATGTTCTTCAGTTTGGACTGAACCACCAGGAAGTGGATGTACATCtcagtcagggtcttgggcagctctcctctctttctgattttaaaaacatcctccagaactgtagcagtgatccagcagaagactgggatgTGGCACATGATGTGGAGGCTTCTGGATGTCTCAATGTGTGAGATGATTCTGCTGGCCTGTTCCTCATTTTTGAATTTCTTCCTGAAGTACTCCTTTTTGTGTGGGTCAGTGaaccctctgacctctgtcaccatgtcaacacagtcaggagggatctgattggctgctgcaggtcgtGTGGTTATCCAGAGGCGAGCAGAGGGAagcagtttccccctgatgaGGTTTACCAGCAGCACATCCACTGAGGTGGACTCTGTAACATCAGTCAGGATTTTAGTGTTGCTGAAGTCCAGAGGAAACCGACACTCATCCAGACCGTCAAGGATGAACACAACCTGGAACTCTTCAAACCTGCAGATTCCTGCTTCTTTGGTTTCAGTGAAGAAGTGATGCACAAGTTCCACCAAGCTgtactttttctctttcagcacaTTCAGCTCTCTGAAGGTGAATGGAAATGTGAACTGTATGTCCTGGTTGGCTTTGTCTTCAGCccagtccagagtgaacttCTGTGTTAAGACTGTTTTCCCAATGCCAGCCACTCCCTTTGTCATCACTGTTCTGATTGGTTCATCTCTTCCAGGTGAGGCTTTAAAGATGTCTTGTTGCCTGATTGTTGTTTCAGGTCTAACTGGTTTCTTGGATGCTGTTTCAATCTGTCTGATCTCATGTTCCACATTGACCTCTGCAGTCCctccctctgtgatgtagagctcTGTGTAGATCTGATTGAGAAGCGTTGGGTTTCCTGCTTTAGCGatcccctcaaacacacaccggAACTTCTTCTGCAGGTTAGATTTGAGATTGCGTTGGCATATTCCAGAACGACTTCctaaataaacacaacaaataagATGGCCAAATAAATCATAATGTAAATATGTCagcatatttgaatatatttagGTCAATCTATCAGGACATTAGTAGACATCCAATTTATCCAAAAATTTGGAGAAATAGTCGTACTGCTCTGCAGACAGTCAGCCAGCTTCTCCTGTTTCATGTTCCTCAGGAAGTTCAGTGTGATCTTCAGAaatgcctctctgctgctcctcccgTCCAGCACCTCatcctccctctcactctctaaGCGTTTTGAGTAATCTGTACTCAGAACTTTCTGGAACATCTTCAGCTCGTTCTTCACATATGTGACGAtgttctcctccagcagctggaaCAGAATATTACAAGAATGATACAACCAAACTAAAATCATGGAACCAAACATCAGATCCACATTGGACAGGCTGACACTCCACTGGTCTGAAAAGTGCAACATGGAGgtgattttaaacatttgtaaaactAGTTGTTGTACATGAACAGACCGTGAATACAGAGTCCAGGGATGTTTGGTGCTGCTGGGCGGACTGACCACTCGGAACCTCGAAGCTCTCCTCGTCCATTCTGTGGAGGAATCATGAAGAATTAGATCGCATTATCTGTCCAcattagggatgtcagtttggGTTAATTTTGCATTCAATGGCCCATTGACACCCATTAACTGGTAACTAACCAGtgaattttaaagaaaactagaattacagccCCACCattgtatgcctccatgcacCTGTCAAGATGCATTTaaaccctgtttccaccaagcagtacagtccggttcagttcagttcggtaccctttttttccgtttccactgtgaaaagctgTGGATAGTACTACTGGAactgttctgtaccgtccccatgtttggtcccccctctgttggggtacctagcgcacagatctggtactaaaaggtcaAAAATGTCAGAGTGCAGCCTTgctctgtggacgataaaccaggtgcagactgatcagggggcggcagtagctcagtccatagggacttgggttgggaaccggacgGTCGCCTGTTAAAGTCCCCgcctggaccaaaatatggaacatggactggtagctggagaggtgccagttcacctcctgagcactgccaaggtgcccctgagcaaggcaccaaaccccccaaccgctcggagcgcctgtcatgggcagcccactctgacatctctccactcagtgcatgtataggtcctgtttgtgtatgggtacgtcccaagtctcttaatttTATACTGCTAAGTCCTAACTTCTTACTTGAACCGGAAGTTGTTCGAGGTCCACCATCTTTAAGGCCGTGTCGtgtctcttattcctgccagtaaggagttagcgttaggagggatctgttaggtgcgatgagtaaggtaacacgagaggttcctaacagaaagtttttttcagcttgaggccctgATGTATAAACAtcgtacgacatctattgcacgtctgtccgtcctggaagagggttccctcctcagttgctcttcctgaggtttctaaagattagtgtcaccaattcaatatctgaccaaatgtcttcacctttgaccaccaaagtcttaTCAgctcactgagtccaagtggacgttcgcaccaaatctgaagaaatttcctcaaagcGTTCTTCAAatatcacgttcatgagaatggcatggatgcaaggtcacattgactTTCAACTAccaaaaatctaatcaattcattgttgcgtccaagtggacatttgcaCCAAATCTTaaagaaactccctcaaggtgttttcgAGATATGGCATTCAAGAGAATGGAATGGACGTACATATGTACGGACAACCCCAAAACATAACACCTCAGCCACAGCTATCGCCAgcgcggaggcataaaaatgcaaaataacattaaatacaaGCGACCTTTCATTTTAGTCCAGAGCTCCATTAACTCAGTAAGTTTAAGCTCTACGTTTCAAAGTGCTATCCATTTAGACTGCATAATAATATCATCTTAATACTGACAGAAACTTACTGGCACTTAAAATTAGTAATAAAATCCACTGACCAGTCACAAATTCAGTTAAACTTGGTTAAAATAAAGCATAATTACAATGTTATAATACAACAATACAACTTTTGTCAGATAAATACCTTGGTTTAAAATTATGAATGATTTCCCTTGACCGGTCACTCTTACAGGACACTAAGCTGGGTTCAGGTTCAGGAGGTTCTTGTCTCAGATGGTtcctgaaacaaaaaaagagataatAATTGAGAATTTTGAATAAACGCCTTCCTGGACAAAatactagggctgtacccaaatattcggatattcgtttctatgggtaggtattcgtatTCGTTTGGTATTtgatattcgtttttttatttacttttttttttttttttaacattttttggtgctaaatgtagtctttttgttgttggtaaatgtaggttatcaataaaaatcaaaacttttaaactgcattgttaaaaatgtgaaaatatagtatcgcctaccagctgagcttgtgcgcacggcacgcttgagcgcatccgtctgaggctgtggatcaatgccaacttttaccactttatcactattccctctaacttgtagctgtttttttcgttatcttttgaatttaatatgaattatggaaccgtttttgtcaacgtttgtttctcCCGTTttatacaataaattattgtttaaagtttcaacaagtttcttttggagtgcgtgacacaagtgtgttttgaaaacgaccgcagactgtcacctgctcaacgcatcagtacctttggatgccatgacagtaatagccaataatgtcaaaatatcatttacagactgatttaacagacgatcactgctgcccgacccgcaggtccatttgcgggtcccgcgggttacgggtcgacccgtgcatcactactcagctcagtctataaggctgtacacaacagtaacgctatagacattatattctattcaggccggcagaaccagcagcgcatcggctctacagtgcacggcactgctgattaaccattttattgcagcacagagtgtctgccagcaaccaattactggcagaggcttcctacaacttgtttcaacggttctgatttaatcagaagacaaattaaacaggatgactagccaatgtgaaaatcaaaagaaagcatagaataatgtactgaaggagactgttctgccatcacatttttttttgcaaagatCCTGTGCAAAACAATACAATTAGGTCTGAAAAAACCCTGGAGTCcgcctcccccctccccctccccaccCCTCCGATGGTTCCTAAACAACATTGATAAAGCTCACATGTTCAGTTAAACTCTCTGTGGTTAACATACTGCACACTTGCAAAGCTTTAATACAACAACATACTTCTTGTCAGATAAATACCTTTGTTTAAAATCAAGAATGTAATCCCTTGACCAGTCACTCTTACAGGACACTAAGCTGGGTTCAGGTTCAGGAGGTCTCTGATGGttcctgaaacaaaaaaaaaaaacgatatTAAATGAGAATTTTGAATAAACGCCTTCCTGGACAAAATACAgatgtaaaatatgtaaaatgttttccaaacaCAAATTGAACACTTCTATCTATACACTGAAATTGATAATGCACAGTAGGCTACGGCAGGATCCAGATGTGACCATCAATGGCGACCTCCTATAATGTAGTGtataatgacatgacaacacacaacaacctctgggggatgttttttttctggtggcacACTGGCAGAAGTGGAGCGGTGTGGATcagtgtgaatgaatgaaaaatgaaaacaataaacaatgtaTTTCGGATGGTAATGTGTTACGTGACACTGTttatgtaataatattatatgtTGGTACTGCTTTAAattactttgttactgctaTAAAGTTACATATTACTGTAAGGCTTTACTTTTGTGACACATTACTCCCTGCACTGGTCTCCGATGGTTCCTAAACAGCTTTGAAGATTTAATGAAAAAGGTCACATATTCAGTTAAACTCTCTGTGGTTAACATACTGCACAACTGCAAAGTTTAAATGCAACAACATACTTTCTGTCAGATAAATACCTTGGTTTAAAATTATGGATGATTTCCCTTGACCGGTCACTCTTACAGGACACTAAGCtgggttcaggttcaggttcaggttcaggttcaggagGTTCATGTCTCAAATGATTCCTGGAACAAAGACAGCATGGATAACTTAATCAAAGGTCACATATTCAGTTAAACTGTGGCTGAAATAAAGCATCATTTACAATGTTATCATACAACAATATACGTTTTGTCAGATAAATACCTTAGTTcagtaataagttacttattacactacttttgtgttactttgacctcagaagaactaatgttgactttaaatggatgagggttgTTTCACAggagctccagtttattacagttcattacaAATCCCGTGCTGCAGGTCTGattcattcatgtgttcacatacagtggttagcactttGGATTAAAATCCCTGCTGATATTAATAATAGTGGGGTGATGTAGAGCAATTAAACAGCCAAGACCTTTTTCAAATAAATGGACATCCTTGGACACAGcgagggtcaggcagaggatcaaagtcttATCGTTATCAGATAtagataaatatttgtgggcctatgatatgaaacagattatatatatatatatattataattgaGGTTAatacaacaaacagaatggcgTGCGAGTCAGTCACTATGACGAGCACTAATTAATACACCAGAGCTAGAAGACACACCTGCCGGTTCCCGTCGTGCTGGTCAGCTACAACACCGCAGAGCGAGTTATGCATAAGAACGAGACTGTGTGCTAATGTTGCCCTGCAGTTGTAGGAGACTGAATGGAAACACGTCCAACATAACATCACCCAGACATCAGGACGATGAGAAACAAACCTgaggccagctccttatccACGCTACTTTCTAGCAGCCTTAGGATGCAAAATCAGAACAGGATATGTTGTAGATGTTGCATGTGCATTAATGGAAAGACACTGAAATTGATAATGCACAGTAGGCTACGGCAGGATCCAGATGTGACCATCACTGGCGACCTCCTATGATGTAGCGtataatgacatgacaacacacaacaacctttTCTGGTGGcagtgtgaatgaatgaaaaatgaaaaaaaataaaaaatgtatttcagatGGTAACGTGTTACGTGACACTGTTTATGTAACAATATTACCCCAAATCCTGTTGGCAAGGCGCTACATTACTTCATACTGCTAAAATGTAATAGATTACCCCCAACACTGGTCTCCGATGGTTCCTAAACAACATTGATAAAGCTCACATGTTCAGTTAAACTCTCTGTGGTTAACATACTGCACACTTGCAAAGCTTTAATACAACAACATACTTCTTGTCAGATAAATACCTTTGTTTAAAATCAAGAATGTAATCCCTTGACCAGTCACTCTTATAGGACACTAAGCTGGGTTCAGGTTCAGGAGGTCTCTGATGGttcctgaaacaaaaaaaaaaaacgatatTAAATGAGAATTTTGAATAAACGCCTTCCTGGACAAAATACAGATGTAAAATACGtaaaatgttttccaaacaCAAATTGAACACTTCTATCTATACACTGAAATTGATAATGCACAGTAGGCTACGGCAGGATCCAGATGTGACCATCAATGGCGACCTCCTATAATGTAGCGtataatgacatgacaacacacaacaacctttgggggatgttttttttctggtggcacACTGGCAGAAGTGGAGCGGTGTGGATcagtgtgaatgaatgaaaaatgaaaacaataaacaatgtaTTTCGGATGGTAATGTGTTACGTGACTGTttatgtaataatattatatgtTGGTACTGCTTTAAattactttgttactgctaTAAAGTTACATATTACTGTAAAGCTTTACTTTTGTGACACATTACTCCCTGCACTGGTCTCCGATGGTTCCTAAACAGCTTTGAAGATTTAATGAAAAAGGTCACATATTCAGTTAAACTCTCTGTGGTTAACATACTGCACAACTGCAAAGTTTAAATGCAACAACATACTTTCTGTCAGATAAATACCTTGGTTTAAAATTATGGATGATTTCCCTTGACCGGTCACTCTTACAGGACACTAAGCtgggttcaggttcaggttcaggttcaggagGTTCATGTCTCAAATGATTCCTGGAACAAAGACAGCATGGATAACTTAATCAAAGGTCACATATTCAGTTAAACTGTGGCTGAAATAAAGCATCATTTACAATGTTATCATACAACAATATACGTTTTGTCAGATAAATACCTTAGTTcagtaataagttacttattacactacttttgtgttactttgacctcagaagaactaatgttgactttaaatggatgagggttgTTTCACAggagctccagtttattacagttcattacaAATCCCGTGCTGCAGGTCTGattcattcatgtgttcacatacagtggttagcactttGGATTAAAATCCCTGCTGATATTAATAATAGTGGGGTGATGTAGAGCAATTAAACAGCCAAGACCTTTTTCAAATAAATGGACATCCTTGGACACAGcgagggtcaggcagaggatcaaagtcttATCGTTATCAGATAtagataaatatttgtgggcctatgatatgaaacagattatatat
This region of Epinephelus fuscoguttatus linkage group LG9, E.fuscoguttatus.final_Chr_v1 genomic DNA includes:
- the LOC125894786 gene encoding NLR family CARD domain-containing protein 3-like isoform X15, yielding MDPYEEPEEGVPSAETILCGKLDSQTKAQGNHLRPPEPEPSLVSYKSDWSRDYILDFKQRNHLRHEPPEPEPEPEPEPSLVSCKSDRSREIIHNFKPRNHQRPPEPEPSLVSCKSDWSRDYILDFKQRNHLRQEPPEPEPSLVSCKSDRSREIIHNFKPRMDEESFEVPSGQSAQQHQTSLDSVFTLLEENIVTYVKNELKMFQKVLSTDYSKRLESEREDEVLDGRSSREAFLKITLNFLRNMKQEKLADCLQSRSRSGICQRNLKSNLQKKFRCVFEGIAKAGNPTLLNQIYTELYITEGGTAEVNVEHEIRQIETASKKPVRPETTIRQQDIFKASPGRDEPIRTVMTKGVAGIGKTVLTQKFTLDWAEDKANQDIQFTFPFTFRELNVLKEKKYSLVELVHHFFTETKEAGICRFEEFQVVFILDGLDECRFPLDFSNTKILTDVTESTSVDVLLVNLIRGKLLPSARLWITTRPAAANQIPPDCVDMVTEVRGFTDPHKKEYFRKKFKNEEQASRIISHIETSRSLHIMCHIPVFCWITATVLEDVFKIRKRGELPKTLTEMYIHFLVVQSKLKNIKYDGGSETDPHWSQNSRMMFESLGKLAFEQLQKGNLIFYESDLTECGIDIRAASVYSGVFTQIFKEERGLYQERVFCFIHLSVQEFLAALHVHLTFINSGVNLMAKDLTTSWSKFSKDRRKCLHQSAVDKALQSPNGHLDLFLRFLLGLSLQTNQKHLRDLVTQSGSSLENSQDIIRYIKKKFEENISAEKYINLFHCLNELKDCSLVNEIQQFLESGSLRTDKLSPAQWSALVFILQSSEEDLDVFDLKKYSASEEALLRLLPVVKTSNKALMSGCDLSKKSCEDLSSVLSSQSSNLRHLDLSNNDLQDAGVELLSAGLGSPHCTLETLRLNSCNLLERSCEALSPVLRSQSSSLRELDLSNNDLWDSGVKQLSTGLASRHCTLEILRLSGCLITEKGCDYLATALSSTSSRLIELDLSYNHPGHSGVKKLSAVREDPRWSMKTLRWDPSGVQWLKPGLRKYSCELTLDENTVNKNLRVSNDKRKVSNVLEAEPYLDHPERFDYWPQLLCRDGLTGRCYWEVEWRGVVDVSVTYRGISRRGDKREGLFGGSDQSWSLSCIDGGYFVCHNNKQTSSSSSSSSSSSSSSSSSSSVSGRVAVYVDCPAGTLSFYRVSSDTLIHLHTFNTTFTERLYPGFGFRSDSPHSSVSLNLSHSLK
- the LOC125894786 gene encoding NLR family CARD domain-containing protein 3-like isoform X6; translated protein: MDPYEEPEEGVPSAETILCGKLDSQTKAQGNHLRPPEPEPSLVSYKSDWSRDYILDFKQRNHQRPPEPEPSLVSCKSDWSRDYILDFKQRNHLRHEPPEPEPEPEPSLVSCKSDRSREIIHNFKPRNHQRPPEPEPSLVSYKSDWSRDYILDFKQRNHQRPPEPEPSLVSCKSDWSRDYILDFKQRNHLRQEPPEPEPSLVSCKSDRSREIIHNFKPRMDEESFEVPSGQSAQQHQTSLDSVFTLLEENIVTYVKNELKMFQKVLSTDYSKRLESEREDEVLDGRSSREAFLKITLNFLRNMKQEKLADCLQSRSRSGICQRNLKSNLQKKFRCVFEGIAKAGNPTLLNQIYTELYITEGGTAEVNVEHEIRQIETASKKPVRPETTIRQQDIFKASPGRDEPIRTVMTKGVAGIGKTVLTQKFTLDWAEDKANQDIQFTFPFTFRELNVLKEKKYSLVELVHHFFTETKEAGICRFEEFQVVFILDGLDECRFPLDFSNTKILTDVTESTSVDVLLVNLIRGKLLPSARLWITTRPAAANQIPPDCVDMVTEVRGFTDPHKKEYFRKKFKNEEQASRIISHIETSRSLHIMCHIPVFCWITATVLEDVFKIRKRGELPKTLTEMYIHFLVVQSKLKNIKYDGGSETDPHWSQNSRMMFESLGKLAFEQLQKGNLIFYESDLTECGIDIRAASVYSGVFTQIFKEERGLYQERVFCFIHLSVQEFLAALHVHLTFINSGVNLMAKDLTTSWSKFSKDRRKCLHQSAVDKALQSPNGHLDLFLRFLLGLSLQTNQKHLRDLVTQSGSSLENSQDIIRYIKKKFEENISAEKYINLFHCLNELKDCSLVNEIQQFLESGSLRTDKLSPAQWSALVFILQSSEEDLDVFDLKKYSASEEALLRLLPVVKTSNKALMSGCDLSKKSCEDLSSVLSSQSSNLRHLDLSNNDLQDAGVELLSAGLGSPHCTLETLRLNSCNLLERSCEALSPVLRSQSSSLRELDLSNNDLWDSGVKQLSTGLASRHCTLEILRLSGCLITEKGCDYLATALSSTSSRLIELDLSYNHPGHSGVKKLSAVREDPRWSMKTLRWDPSGVQWLKPGLRKYSCELTLDENTVNKNLRVSNDKRKVSNVLEAEPYLDHPERFDYWPQLLCRDGLTGRCYWEVEWRGVVDVSVTYRGISRRGDKREGLFGGSDQSWSLSCIDGGYFVCHNNKQTSSSSSSSSSSSSSSSSSSSVSGRVAVYVDCPAGTLSFYRVSSDTLIHLHTFNTTFTERLYPGFGFRSDSPHSSVSLNLSHSLK